A single Sorex araneus isolate mSorAra2 chromosome 8, mSorAra2.pri, whole genome shotgun sequence DNA region contains:
- the AGRP gene encoding agouti-related protein isoform X2, giving the protein MRTPVLLSCVLLLALPSMWGAQMHLAPLEGIPRPDQALFPELPGLALPPSLKRTSAEQAEEGLLQEAKALAEVLDPQGREPRTPRRCVRLHESCLGHQVPCCDPCATCYCRFFNAFCYCRKLGAAVNPCSRT; this is encoded by the exons ATGCGGACCCCAGTGCTGCTGAGCTGTGTCCTGTTGCTGGCACTGCCCAGCATGTGGGGCGCCCAGATGCACTTGGCCCCCCTGGAGGGCATCCCAAGACCGGACCAGGCCCTGTTTCCAGAGCTACCAG gcctggccctgccgccCTCCTTGAAGAGAACAAGCGCAGAACAGGCCGAAGAGGGTCTGCTGCAAGAGGCGAAGGCGCTGGCGGAG GTGCTAGACCCGCAGGGCCGTGAACCGCGCACGCCGCGTCGCTGCGTCAGGCTGCACGAGTCCTGCCTGGGGCACCAGGTGCCATGCTGCGACCCATGTGCAACGTGCTATTGCCGCTTCTTCAACGCCTTCTGCTACTGCCGCAAGCTGGGTGCTGCTGTGAACCCCTGCAGCCGCACCTAG